TAGCCAGGAAGAACCCgcaagcgaagaaaaaaaggacaacgAGTCGGCTCTAGATGCTGCTGACACTTCCTCCTCAGGAACTGGAACTGAGTCTCCTGAAGAAACCACTGGCGGCAGAACCAATGTTAGATCTAATGTGGAAGATGTGAAGGACGGTAAGGAGAATGTGACCTCTCCTGAAGAAGAAAGCAGGGGCGCTCCACACGGTACCGCGGTTTCCCCTCTCGAGGAAAGAAGCCCGAACCCTACTGACAGAAAGAACCTACCACATGATCGCTTCCTCGCTTTATTTACTGAACACTTTTTAAGCAATTCTCAACTTGTGTTGAATTTAAACAATAAGATTATGCTTTCAGcgttatttttcttgctATAAAAAAACGAGAGATAAACTAGTTTGCTAACTGAAAACAATCAGAAATAGAGAGTGATATCGTTCATACGTGTTTAATTGTATTTTTTTACCAATATTGCTGTATGTTTCTTTGAACATTTAGTGGCTTGTAGTATTGTACGGTAGTGGAAAAGGTAGACACCTAATGGGGTTTGTACTTCTGTTGATGGTGGTGTAGTGTTGTTAAAGGATAGCGCTATTGACAGGGGATTGCGTGTAACGAGGGAATGGAAAATGTGTTTGGGACTAATGGAAGGGAAACGTAGATAACATAATGTAGTGAGGTCGCGTAATTAATGCTCATTACGGTAGCATGGCTTCGTGGCGGGGTCTGATGGATACGCAACGGCATGCGTGGGGTGAACAGGGGCTATGTTACCCAGGCAAATACGGAGAGAAATTGTATGCCACTGCATCGTTGCGCGGTGTAGGAAGGATATTGACCACATGGGATGTTATGTTGTACGAATctggtttctcttttgtccTAATCTCCTAGTtgggggtggaaagggaatcTGCTAGAGGAAACGGGGAGAGGCATTATGTCTGCGGCGGTTTCGTTGGTCGAGGGAAATGGGTATGGATATTAGATCCGACTTGAGAGCCGCTCTTCACTACACCAGATTGCGGAGCTCTATCCGAAGGAAAAGTGCACCGGCACGGTGGGCAATTGGGTAGAGTGCTCAGAGTTGTGAGTATATGCTAGGGTGTATTTGCATATTTCCTGCTGAACCAAAGCGGGAGACAGGAATAAGCGGGGATAATGGGATGGTTTCTCGTGGTTTGTACTGCTATGCGCGGATGTTTTGTCAGGTGTGGACGACGGGTTAACTGAGGGGCGGCGTTtcccgaaaagaaaagtgcggAGCGGATGCGACGCAGATATATTTTTAAGGCGCGTAATTGGCAGTGCGGTAAGCATACTGAGGGATATCGGAAAATAGGACAGTGAATATGCGGAGGGGAGTGAGCAATGGCAACTcctgaaaaatgaaagaccAAGAGGCGACGCCGGTACGACACACGAGGAAAGCACAGAAGCATTTTCGCGTTGTTGGCCATCCAGCAAGCTTTTCCTCCCATCCATACAATGCTTCCGCTGCCCCTTTCACGTACATTGGTCCCCGCAGGTGTAGTTCCTGTGGATAATTCTCTTAGGGTTAAGTTCGATTTCTCCGCGTGAAGTGGTGTACCCCCAAAATTCCCCATTATTGTTCGTCCCACCTTTACAGTTTGCGGTTTCCTTGCAGGCCTCTTTTTCTACACATCCGTAATCAAATTTGTTTGCCGCTTCCGTGTCAATGGATGTTCATTGGGTGCCACCGCAGAAGTGGTAGGGGACTCTGGGGCGAACGCTGTTTTTGACAAGTTCCAGAGTTTTCTGATTTTGTTACTCTTTGTTTTAGTGATTTGTCGATCCATGACCTTCTGAGGCAGCTCTACGTTAGCCCCCGTTTCAtatagttgttgttgtttttccaaACGCTTTGCGGGCGTTTACGCACTCCTCGACGTCCACTCCCCGTATTGTACGGCCTCTACGGGCAGGTCGTGGAGTCTCCAAACCCCTTTTCGTGCATTTGACACCTAAACTTTTTCGCTTTCACAATGAAAACTTCCGGGGGAATCTCGGAAAGAGGTGGTATAACTGAGGCGGTTGTGCAGGTTCGAAGGCTTTGCCCATCTATAGCAAGGTGATTTCCAGCCGTACCGTTCATTTCATGCACCGACACTTCGCCCCAGAGAAAATAGCTCGGTTGAGCGgcatcagcaacaacaacaaaagagaggaaaaacgaTCGTAGTTGCTCCACCTTCATGTTTCCCCAACCCGCGCCGCAGGCATGAGGAACGCAAGCCTGCGCTACACAACCAGTAAGGGTGACCGCCACAGTTCCCTGCACTTGATTCATTTCGAAATGCAAAATTGCGCGTCCTCCTCGCCGCCTGCAAAAAATAGGATCAACGCTCAGTTGTTTTAGTGGTGTTCTGTAATCCTGGCGCAGAAAAGTGGTGTTAAGATTTAATTCCTTCAGCCCCCAAGCATCTCGTGACtgcaagaaaatgaagagaagcaTTACAACACCGACATGCCACCAGCGAACGCATGAGAATAAGACAGCGCTGGGCATGGTTCCTCCATCAAGACGAAAGCTGAGCGCGACAGCAAGATTGGTGCAAAGGAAAGTTCGAAGAAGATATGGGCCAAGTCAAGTGTACAGAACAGAGCGACTCCAAAGGTCGGTGCGTGCGTGCAGTCGGCCCCCCCCATAAGTTTCATAAGGGATAAAATATCCCTCTATATCCCACGCCAAGCgtcatttcctcttcttgcGTACCTTCGCGTCGCGTCTTCGAAGCCATCCTCCTCCAGAACAGCGATACGCGTTTGCGATAGGACAGCTGAGGTTCCATGCACAGGTTAAagcgttattttttttttttggttctccGAATCCCACCTCCCCCCCTCCAGCCGCTCGTTGTGGCGTAGCTTCTCATTTGCTTCGCGTCAACCCAAGAGTGCAGCGGCGGTCACACAAAGGGCGACGATAACGAGGAAGGGAAGATGGGCTTTTAAGAAGCGACCGGCCGTGAATGGCAAGGCCCCATGCAATCCAAAACATATTCCACGGCCGCCGTGGTCCGTTTGTCATTTCCTCCAAAACAGACGCGACGTAAGAGTGGCAGTTGTTTGTGAAGAAATTGTacgtttgtgttttgcgGAAACGCGTCGTAACGCCGCTTAGAGCTCTGTCGTACTCCTCCGTCTCCCGTCGCCTTCTCTCTTCTACATCCCCCGACAACAAACCACCCGGAGGAAATCGGGAGGATGGAACGTACATGGCTGAAATGTCCCAATATTTTACGGGGTTTCCAAACAACATGTGATCCACTCCAATGCAATACGACCCCTCAAAGTCAAATATTCTGCCAGTGGAATCACATATTCCCACGTGACCCACAAAGGGAAACAACCACGAGACCAGGGGGATATCGGTCCACACAATGCAGAACGGGTAACGCTCCGGGGTCACAGAGGAAGTTGAGGTTGTATTGTCACTCATTGCGTTCCGCCTTGTCATTACCACTGTTGCGTATGGCGTATTTGGTGTTCCTAAACTTGAAGTAAAAATATTC
The genomic region above belongs to Trypanosoma brucei brucei TREU927 chromosome 10, whole genome shotgun sequence and contains:
- a CDS encoding hypothetical protein, conserved (GPI-Anchor Signal predicted for Tb10.70.1280 by DGPI v2.04 with cleavage site probability 0.344 near 206), which encodes MDKQEMLILLFSLLFLRNPAEAFESRSYVKPDGDPDCTNLTGVSHVPYHNDMDDYAEENCTKIKTPSHNKEQTGNCTLCVGHYICHSLYKCVSKDFVRFFGNGSQEEPASEEKKDNESALDAADTSSSGTGTESPEETTGGRTNVRSNVEDVKDGKENVTSPEEESRGAPHGTAVSPLEERSPNPTDRKNLPHDRFLALFTEHFLSNSQLVLNLNNKIMLSALFFLL